The proteins below come from a single Eucalyptus grandis isolate ANBG69807.140 chromosome 3, ASM1654582v1, whole genome shotgun sequence genomic window:
- the LOC104436314 gene encoding probable ADP,ATP carrier protein At5g56450, translating into MREGVNELDEARSRTVKRSPPPLPNHQLLTDFRSDLAAGALMGGVVHTIVAPIERAKVLLQTQESNPAIVGGGRRKFRGMFDCIFRTVREEGVLSLWRGNGSSVIRYYPSVALNFSLKDLYRNMLRSGNSLDGHFISGAPANFIAGAAAGCTTLILIYPLDIAHTRLAADLGRTEVRQFQGIYHFLVTIHKKDGIRGIYRGLPASLQGMVVHRGLYFGGFDTMKEVLSEESKYELALWKRWLVAQAVTTSAGLVSYPLDTVRRRMMMQSGLENPMYSSTFDCWRKIYRMEGVASFYRGAASNVFRSMGSAAILVLYDEVKKFLNSSRL; encoded by the exons ATGAGGGAAGGCGTGAACGAATTGGACGAGGCGAGGTCGAGGACGGTGAAaaggtcgccgccgccgctgccgaaCCACCAGCTGTTGACCGACTTCCGGAGCGATCTGGCGGCGGGCGCGCTGATGGGGGGCGTGGTGCACACCATCGTGGCCCCGATCGAGAGGGCGAAGGTGCTGCTGCAGACCCAGGAGAGCAACCCGGCGATCGTGGGGGGCGGGCGGCGGAAGTTCCGGGGGATGTTCGACTGCATCTTCCGCACGGTCCGGGAGGAAGGCGTCCTCTCTCTCTGGAGAGGCAATGGGAGTAGCGTGATTCGCTATTACCCCTCGGTGGCGctcaatttctctctcaaa GATTTGTACAGAAACATGTTAAGGAGCGGTAATTCTCTGGATGGTCACTTCATTTCAGGTGCACCAGCCAACTTCATTGCTGGGGCTGCCGCTGGTTGTACAACTTTGATCTTGATATACCCACTGGATATTGCTCACACCCGTCTAGCTGCTGATCTGGGGAGAACAGAGGTTCGTCAGTTTCAAGGGATTTATCATTTCCTGGTCACCATACACAAGAAGGATGGCATCCGAGGGATTTATAGAGGACTTCCTGCATCTCTTCAGGGAATGGTGGTCCACCGGGGCTTATATTTTGGTGGATTTGATACGATGAAGGAAGTATTGTCTGAGGAATCCAAGTATGAATTGGCACTGTGGAAGCGATGGTTGGTGGCTCAGGCAGTCACAACCTCAGCGGGTTTGGTGTCTTATCCTCTTGACACAGTTcggaggaggatgatgatgcaATCTGGATTGGAGAACCCAATGTACAGTAGCACATTTGATTGCTGGAGAAAGATCTATAGGATGGAGGGAGTAGCTTCTTTTTACCGTGGCGCGGCTTCGAATGTGTTCAGAAGCATGGGCTCAGCTGCAATTTTGGTTTTGTATGATGAGGTCAAGAAGTTTTTGAATAGTAGCAGATTATAG